The genomic DNA CGCGGCTTTGCTGCTGGCCCTGATCTTTTCGGCAGCTCCGGCAGCCGCGGCGGATAAGACGGGTTTTGTGGATGTACGGGATGTAATGGTTTCCTCCTCCGCCGGCAAGAAGGCCTCGGAGGAGCTGAAAAAGACGTTTGAAAAGAGCAAGGAGACCATTCAGGCGCGGGAAAACGAACTGAAAAAGCTGAAGGAAGAGTTAGATAAGCAGAAATCGCTCCTCAAACAGGACGTCCTGCTGGAAAAAGAAAAAAACTATGATAAAAAGGTTCGAGACTACCAGTTGCT from Syntrophales bacterium includes the following:
- a CDS encoding OmpH family outer membrane protein is translated as MKTEFNVHKTEFNVHKKYGYVIIAALLLALIFSAAPAAAADKTGFVDVRDVMVSSSAGKKASEELKKTFEKSKETIQARENELKKLKEELDKQKSLLKQDVLLEKEKNYDKKVRDYQLLVKDSNEELQGKEQELQKKILPEILKIIRSIGEKGKFTMIVDISQIPLPYFSKENLLTKQVIDEFDKTYKPKK